One stretch of Chitinophaga pendula DNA includes these proteins:
- a CDS encoding response regulator transcription factor, whose product MKEATKASILLVEDEENLQEALKLNLELEGYEVTAADNGTAALKAVKNEYFDLIILDIMLPEMDGIAVCENIRIQNNEVPILFLSARNSSADRVLGLKKGGDDYMTKPFNLEELLLRVEKLIVKNKRIQDKDSVPNVYRFGDNVIDFAAQECVGKDGKHYELSKKETMLLKLLIENKGEVVTREKILQVVWGYNVYPTTRTIDNFILNFRKYFEEDSRNSRYFHSVRGVGYKFTEA is encoded by the coding sequence ATGAAGGAAGCAACGAAAGCATCTATACTGCTGGTGGAGGATGAAGAGAACTTACAGGAAGCATTAAAGCTTAATCTGGAGCTGGAAGGCTACGAAGTAACAGCAGCAGATAACGGAACGGCTGCATTGAAAGCAGTCAAAAATGAATATTTCGACCTGATCATACTGGACATAATGCTGCCGGAAATGGATGGTATTGCCGTATGTGAGAATATCCGGATACAGAATAATGAAGTACCTATCCTTTTCCTGAGTGCCCGCAACAGCAGCGCGGATCGTGTATTGGGACTGAAGAAAGGAGGCGATGATTATATGACCAAACCGTTCAACCTGGAAGAACTGTTGCTCCGGGTAGAAAAACTGATCGTCAAGAATAAACGCATACAGGATAAGGACAGCGTTCCCAATGTATACCGGTTCGGCGATAATGTAATTGACTTTGCCGCCCAGGAATGTGTAGGAAAGGATGGTAAACATTATGAATTGAGCAAAAAGGAAACGATGTTACTCAAGTTGTTGATAGAGAATAAGGGGGAAGTAGTGACCAGAGAGAAGATACTGCAGGTGGTATGGGGATACAATGTATATCCTACAACACGTACCATCGACAATTTCATCCTTAATTTCCGTAAGTACTTCGAAGAAGATAGCCGCAACTCCCGTTACTTCCATTCAGTAAGAGGAGTTGGATATAAATTTACAGAAGCATAA
- a CDS encoding gliding motility lipoprotein GldH has translation MSYSKENHFGYGRLLLGACLAITAVCGLFASCKPPKMDAYEKNLEIPGHEWSYDYKPTFEVTIEPADTAYLYNLYVNIRHTDAYPFSNVWLLVSTQFPGDSAVERRVELPLADVSGKWLGSGLDDIYEHRIPIQERAILNKPGTYRFTFQQNMRQNPLPYMMNAGLRIEKAGLRQ, from the coding sequence ATGTCTTATAGCAAGGAGAATCACTTCGGATATGGCAGGCTGTTATTGGGCGCCTGCCTGGCCATTACTGCAGTATGCGGATTATTTGCGTCCTGTAAGCCACCAAAAATGGATGCCTATGAAAAGAATCTGGAGATTCCCGGGCATGAATGGTCTTATGATTACAAGCCGACATTTGAGGTAACGATTGAGCCGGCAGATACGGCTTATCTATACAATCTGTATGTAAATATTCGCCATACGGATGCCTATCCGTTCAGCAATGTGTGGTTGCTGGTAAGCACGCAGTTTCCCGGAGATAGTGCTGTCGAGCGGCGCGTTGAACTACCGCTGGCGGATGTATCCGGCAAGTGGCTGGGCAGCGGGCTGGATGATATCTATGAACATCGTATCCCTATCCAGGAGCGTGCGATATTGAATAAACCGGGTACCTACCGATTCACTTTTCAACAAAATATGCGGCAGAATCCGCTTCCTTACATGATGAATGCTGGTCTGCGGATTGAGAAAGCCGGCTTACGGCAATGA
- a CDS encoding SDR family oxidoreductase yields the protein MNAVITGASKGIGKAIAEKLAAEGFNIAICARNAAALDTTRDTIRQINPAITLIADQVDMGDKKAVLSFADKINGTFDAVDILVNNAGIFVPGALHQEEDGLLENMMSVNLFGAYHLTRRLLPAMITRKKGHIFNLCSTASYKAYPNGGAYSVTKFALLGFSQNLREELKPHGVKVTALSPGPTLTASWDGFEGPPDRMMEAADVANILWSTYTLAAQTVVEEIIMRPILGDIN from the coding sequence ATGAATGCAGTAATAACAGGAGCCAGTAAAGGCATCGGAAAGGCTATCGCTGAGAAATTGGCAGCAGAGGGCTTCAATATTGCCATATGCGCACGCAATGCGGCAGCACTGGATACTACGCGCGACACCATACGGCAGATCAATCCGGCCATAACCCTTATAGCCGATCAGGTAGATATGGGCGACAAAAAAGCAGTATTGTCTTTCGCGGATAAGATCAACGGTACATTTGACGCAGTAGACATACTGGTTAACAATGCCGGCATTTTCGTACCGGGGGCGTTGCACCAGGAGGAAGACGGATTGTTGGAAAACATGATGTCTGTCAACCTTTTCGGGGCGTATCACCTTACCAGGCGACTGCTTCCGGCTATGATCACCCGGAAAAAGGGGCATATCTTTAACTTATGCTCTACTGCCAGCTACAAAGCCTATCCTAACGGCGGCGCCTACAGTGTTACCAAATTTGCATTGCTAGGATTTTCTCAGAACCTGCGGGAAGAACTGAAACCCCACGGGGTAAAGGTGACGGCGTTAAGTCCTGGCCCTACGCTTACTGCCTCCTGGGATGGTTTTGAAGGCCCTCCTGATCGTATGATGGAAGCTGCAGATGTGGCCAATATCCTGTGGAGTACCTATACACTGGCTGCGCAGACTGTAGTCGAGGAAATTATCATGCGGCCGATACTGGGAGATATCAATTGA
- a CDS encoding YjjG family noncanonical pyrimidine nucleotidase, with product MAYKHIFFDLDHTLWDFETNSQLTLRELYVAHNLVQRGVPSFEAFLEVFTGYNDKLWDRFRKGLINRNDLRTKRFRMTLLDFKIGDEALSNKLSEAYLEILPTKTALFPYAIEVLDYLVSKNYPMHLITNGFENTQLLKMRNSGIDSYFTHVITSEVAGSLKPHREIFDYAINKAATNVSESIMIGDALEIDILGAREAGMDQVYFNPLVPAMGVQPTYTINCLSELKRIL from the coding sequence ATGGCATATAAACATATATTTTTCGACCTGGACCACACGCTGTGGGATTTTGAGACCAACTCTCAGCTGACCCTGCGGGAACTGTATGTGGCGCACAACCTGGTGCAACGGGGCGTACCTAGTTTTGAAGCTTTCCTGGAAGTGTTTACCGGCTATAATGATAAACTCTGGGACCGTTTCAGGAAAGGACTCATTAATCGTAATGACCTGCGTACCAAACGCTTCCGTATGACATTACTTGATTTTAAGATCGGAGACGAAGCCCTCAGCAATAAACTGAGCGAAGCATATCTGGAGATCTTACCAACTAAAACAGCACTGTTCCCTTACGCGATAGAAGTATTGGACTACTTGGTGAGTAAAAACTACCCGATGCACCTCATCACCAACGGATTTGAGAATACACAGTTGCTGAAAATGAGAAACTCCGGGATCGACAGTTATTTTACCCACGTGATCACCTCTGAAGTAGCGGGTAGCCTGAAACCACACCGGGAGATCTTTGACTATGCCATTAACAAGGCAGCCACCAATGTGAGTGAAAGCATCATGATCGGTGATGCGTTGGAGATAGATATCCTGGGTGCAAGGGAAGCGGGCATGGACCAGGTATATTTTAACCCGTTGGTACCAGCAATGGGAGTACAACCGACTTATACGATCAACTGTCTGAGTGAGTTGAAACGTATCCTGTAA
- a CDS encoding SH3 domain-containing protein yields the protein MNRFIATIFSLLLLVITSSVQAQQTSPQASFDNANKLYQQKKFSEAATAYQQLIDAGYTSQELYFNAGNAYYKANQTGLAVYNFEKVLLRDPDNAGARHNLALANQRVEGYIAPLPLLFFQRWWIHWQQLHSPNGWATGALVLFWIFAVVLGLYLFANRFRQHTGIRWSSYVAGTLFGVYLLMSIGAYAGAHSHHTGIITVESVKMKTAPDQHSKELQDIKGGMKVEVLDSTSDFCKIELADGKTGWIACAAIKRL from the coding sequence ATGAACAGATTCATCGCAACAATATTCAGCCTGCTGCTCCTGGTAATAACCAGCAGCGTACAGGCACAACAGACATCTCCACAGGCATCATTTGACAACGCCAATAAGTTATACCAGCAGAAAAAGTTCAGTGAAGCAGCCACTGCCTATCAGCAACTGATAGATGCAGGTTATACTTCCCAGGAACTGTATTTCAATGCAGGTAATGCCTACTATAAAGCCAATCAAACCGGACTAGCTGTTTATAATTTCGAAAAGGTATTGCTCCGGGACCCTGATAATGCGGGAGCCCGTCATAACCTCGCCCTAGCTAATCAACGGGTAGAAGGATATATTGCTCCGTTGCCGTTACTTTTCTTCCAACGCTGGTGGATACATTGGCAACAGCTGCATAGTCCTAATGGCTGGGCCACAGGTGCGCTTGTATTATTCTGGATCTTTGCGGTGGTGCTGGGATTGTATCTCTTCGCTAATCGCTTCCGTCAGCATACAGGCATCCGCTGGAGCTCCTATGTCGCTGGCACTTTATTCGGCGTTTATTTATTGATGAGCATAGGAGCATATGCCGGCGCGCACAGTCATCATACCGGTATTATCACTGTCGAGTCTGTGAAGATGAAGACAGCTCCTGACCAGCATAGCAAGGAGCTACAGGATATAAAAGGTGGTATGAAGGTAGAAGTACTGGACAGCACCAGCGATTTTTGTAAGATAGAGCTGGCGGATGGTAAGACTGGCTGGATCGCCTGTGCAGCGATCAAACGATTATAA
- a CDS encoding sensor histidine kinase, whose protein sequence is MIRYKAAREITLRQTLADLERHAFQAQLDPHFIFNSLNAIHHYILTTSTELASLYLTRFSRLMRMMIGNFNKEWITLQDDLEALELYLQLEQLRFEPQFHYEVLIEPEVCAQFTLVPPLIIQPYVQEAIWRHILRRPQKQGGLLRIIIDKEEEALVILVEDNGVAATGAAPEGASYHPDSVLIAAERLQMMSGRYHLEATVNAIPTYDETERHCGNKTRICMQHMISRQSMAV, encoded by the coding sequence ATGATCCGCTATAAGGCAGCAAGAGAGATCACACTACGGCAAACCCTGGCGGATCTGGAGCGACACGCTTTCCAGGCCCAGTTAGACCCCCATTTCATTTTCAATAGCCTGAATGCCATTCACCATTATATCCTTACTACCAGTACCGAACTGGCATCCCTATACCTAACCCGTTTTTCCCGTTTAATGCGGATGATGATAGGTAATTTCAACAAGGAATGGATCACCTTACAGGATGACCTGGAAGCATTGGAATTGTACCTGCAATTGGAGCAGTTGCGGTTTGAACCCCAATTCCATTACGAAGTGCTGATAGAACCTGAAGTGTGTGCACAGTTTACCCTGGTACCTCCGCTTATTATCCAACCATATGTACAGGAAGCTATCTGGCGACATATTTTAAGACGACCGCAGAAACAAGGTGGATTGCTACGGATCATTATCGACAAAGAAGAAGAAGCCCTGGTAATACTGGTGGAAGATAATGGCGTAGCAGCAACAGGCGCTGCACCTGAAGGTGCATCCTATCATCCGGATAGTGTGCTGATCGCGGCAGAACGTCTGCAAATGATGAGCGGACGTTATCACCTGGAGGCAACGGTAAATGCGATTCCTACGTATGATGAAACAGAACGGCATTGCGGAAATAAGACCCGGATCTGCATGCAACATATGATCAGTCGCCAATCTATGGCGGTATAA
- a CDS encoding BatD family protein produces MKVKFVSTGKLLLSLLFCLGTVIHTYAQELRFVTNVSSTHVAVDEPFQIQFMLENASNVSSFQPPSFKDFDILQGPSQMEGTSIVNGRRSEYIALIYVIQAKRSGNYTLPGAVARVNGNMIRSNPVTIEVSRGQGGNTGPAPMPVPHSGRNTEPDNMPEDVLRNGEDVNQKLRRNIFVKIDVDKTTLYEGEQLTATYKLYTRLQTNSAVTKVPAFKGFSAKDIELPNPPQATEERLNGQLYKVFTIRKTLLFPLQSGTLELDPVEVDNQVRLVKMVKGSNANRKRPRDIFDEFFGDNGKDPFSDPFFDDFFNRPEVAYEVVPYKTQSPVVKVTVKPLPIDNRPASFNGAVGNFSMTATVDKNSLTTDDALTLKVNISGTGNVNLLNPPKIEVPAGFEKYDPKVSDNIEKNSNPLSGSRQFEFVLMPTEAGDKTIPPVEFSYFDPTSGSYKTLRSAPFNIKVSAGKQVKKEREDFSLDKNELAPIRTGLQQWHKSTAFLIERPWYWILLLLPVLVLLGLFFNRRRQEFALNNATQLKYRYANKVALKRLELAARYLKEGKEKAFYEETSRAVWGYLSHKLHIPFADLSKQIIQEHLAQRHINGQHTAQLFELLDNCELALYAPMQNTKMQGTYQQAVEVISGLEKQLAATANV; encoded by the coding sequence ATGAAGGTCAAATTTGTCAGTACAGGGAAATTGCTACTATCCCTTTTGTTTTGCCTGGGCACGGTCATCCATACATATGCCCAGGAGCTCCGCTTCGTTACTAATGTAAGCAGTACACACGTGGCGGTAGATGAACCCTTCCAGATCCAATTCATGCTGGAAAATGCCTCTAATGTCTCCAGCTTCCAGCCTCCATCCTTTAAAGATTTTGATATCCTTCAGGGTCCCTCTCAGATGGAAGGTACTTCTATCGTCAATGGCAGGCGCTCCGAGTATATTGCCCTTATATATGTGATCCAGGCCAAACGTTCGGGCAACTATACCCTGCCCGGTGCTGTCGCCAGGGTGAACGGTAATATGATCCGTTCCAATCCTGTCACCATTGAAGTAAGCAGGGGACAAGGAGGGAATACAGGACCAGCCCCCATGCCAGTTCCTCACAGCGGTCGCAACACCGAACCGGATAATATGCCGGAAGATGTACTGCGCAACGGAGAAGATGTGAATCAAAAACTGCGCAGGAACATCTTCGTTAAGATCGATGTAGATAAGACTACGCTGTATGAAGGTGAGCAGTTAACGGCTACCTACAAACTATATACCCGCTTACAAACGAATTCTGCCGTTACTAAAGTGCCGGCGTTCAAAGGGTTTTCAGCCAAAGATATCGAACTACCCAATCCCCCACAGGCCACCGAAGAACGCCTGAATGGCCAACTCTATAAAGTATTTACCATCCGGAAGACCTTACTTTTCCCACTTCAGTCAGGTACCCTGGAGCTCGATCCTGTAGAGGTAGACAACCAGGTACGACTGGTTAAAATGGTAAAGGGTAGTAATGCCAACCGCAAACGTCCGCGGGATATCTTCGATGAATTCTTCGGTGACAATGGGAAGGACCCGTTCAGCGATCCGTTCTTCGATGACTTTTTCAACCGTCCGGAAGTCGCTTATGAAGTAGTCCCTTATAAAACACAAAGTCCGGTCGTGAAGGTTACGGTTAAACCGTTGCCCATAGACAACCGGCCGGCCAGTTTTAACGGCGCTGTAGGGAATTTCTCTATGACTGCCACTGTCGATAAGAACAGTCTGACCACTGATGATGCACTTACACTTAAAGTGAATATCAGCGGTACCGGTAATGTCAACCTGCTGAATCCTCCTAAAATAGAAGTGCCAGCCGGTTTTGAAAAGTACGATCCTAAAGTATCAGACAATATAGAGAAGAACAGCAATCCACTTTCCGGCTCCCGCCAGTTCGAATTCGTATTAATGCCTACCGAAGCAGGCGACAAAACGATCCCTCCGGTGGAATTCTCCTATTTTGATCCTACTTCCGGCAGTTATAAGACCTTACGTTCTGCTCCATTCAATATAAAAGTAAGTGCCGGCAAACAGGTGAAGAAGGAACGGGAAGACTTCAGCCTCGATAAAAATGAGCTAGCGCCGATACGCACCGGCTTACAGCAATGGCATAAGTCTACTGCTTTCCTCATCGAAAGGCCCTGGTACTGGATATTATTGCTGCTGCCGGTACTGGTGCTGCTTGGATTGTTCTTCAACAGGCGTCGTCAGGAATTCGCGCTGAATAATGCGACCCAGCTGAAATACCGTTATGCCAATAAGGTGGCATTAAAACGGCTGGAACTAGCAGCCCGGTATCTCAAAGAAGGTAAGGAAAAAGCCTTCTATGAAGAGACTTCGCGCGCTGTCTGGGGATATCTCAGCCACAAACTGCATATTCCTTTTGCAGACCTGAGCAAACAGATCATCCAGGAACATCTGGCACAACGACATATAAACGGGCAACATACCGCACAATTATTCGAATTACTCGACAATTGTGAACTGGCGTTATATGCGCCTATGCAGAACACTAAAATGCAAGGTACTTATCAACAAGCCGTGGAGGTGATCAGCGGCCTGGAAAAACAATTGGCTGCTACTGCCAATGTATAA
- a CDS encoding LytR/AlgR family response regulator transcription factor: protein MRAIIVDDEKHCGEVLALLIARYCPQVNVQAICSNGIAALEAIGKYQPELLFLDVEMPGMSGMELLECCQALPLPFSVIFTTAYDQYALQAIRHRALDYLLKPVDKDELIAAVNKAINQPPVAGNKVPSLLQLLQSQVEVGGRISLPTANGWRMLQTGDIVYCMSAGAMTHVYVHAEQQPLIISRSLKDIEASLGNRGFLRVHNSYLINEARMEKYIKGDGGEIIMSNGERIPLARNRKAAFLKHTAEFGFRHTE, encoded by the coding sequence ATGAGAGCTATCATTGTAGATGACGAAAAACATTGTGGAGAAGTCCTTGCATTATTAATAGCCCGTTATTGTCCTCAAGTGAACGTACAAGCCATCTGTTCCAATGGGATAGCCGCGCTGGAAGCGATCGGCAAATATCAGCCCGAATTACTTTTCCTGGACGTAGAAATGCCGGGGATGAGCGGAATGGAATTATTGGAATGTTGCCAGGCCCTTCCCCTCCCCTTTTCCGTGATATTTACAACTGCCTATGATCAATATGCATTACAGGCCATCCGGCACCGGGCATTGGACTACCTCCTGAAACCAGTAGATAAAGATGAATTGATAGCGGCGGTTAACAAAGCGATCAACCAACCTCCTGTCGCCGGCAATAAAGTCCCGTCCCTCCTGCAGTTGTTGCAAAGCCAGGTTGAAGTCGGTGGACGTATCAGTTTACCAACTGCCAACGGATGGCGGATGTTGCAGACAGGGGATATTGTATACTGCATGTCTGCCGGCGCGATGACGCATGTATATGTGCATGCCGAACAACAACCACTGATCATTTCCCGCAGCCTGAAAGATATAGAGGCGTCGTTGGGTAACAGAGGATTCTTACGGGTACACAACAGTTATCTGATCAATGAAGCCCGCATGGAGAAATACATCAAGGGAGATGGCGGAGAGATTATTATGAGTAATGGAGAGCGTATCCCGTTGGCACGCAACCGGAAGGCTGCCTTCTTAAAACATACCGCGGAATTTGGTTTCCGGCATACCGAGTAA
- a CDS encoding phosphatidate cytidylyltransferase, which produces MKTFFTRTATAVVFVAVMLAGILWSPFSFFLLFFLVNFFALQEYFKLIRRIDPEYGTVSTWHKYGVLAASCAILMAFTGEHFQSSSLSLGFLGWWLSIFFLMVLPMGEILLGKDFSLKNMGYSALGLLYITISLGLLTHMCLEYKVFHFTADHIGTGPGWLIPLLLIIFIWINDTMAYIIGSLIGRTPFFPSISPKKTTEGSVGGMIVAVLAAGVYGYYWGQQYLALQHWLVLAGIAAIFGTAGDLLESKLKRMAGVKDSGNIMPGHGGFLDRFDSLLLAAPFAWIYLRSFMM; this is translated from the coding sequence ATGAAGACATTTTTCACCCGCACCGCTACTGCTGTTGTATTCGTAGCCGTCATGCTGGCTGGTATTTTATGGAGCCCTTTTTCTTTTTTCCTGCTCTTTTTTCTAGTCAATTTCTTTGCCTTGCAGGAATATTTCAAATTGATCCGGCGTATTGATCCCGAATATGGCACCGTTTCTACCTGGCATAAGTATGGCGTACTGGCCGCGAGCTGTGCTATATTAATGGCCTTCACCGGCGAACACTTCCAGTCTTCCTCCCTGTCGCTGGGATTCCTGGGATGGTGGCTCTCCATTTTTTTCCTGATGGTATTGCCTATGGGAGAGATACTGCTGGGCAAAGATTTTTCACTCAAAAACATGGGATATTCTGCACTAGGGTTGCTATATATCACCATCTCGCTGGGGTTGCTTACCCATATGTGTCTCGAATACAAGGTATTTCACTTCACGGCTGACCATATTGGTACCGGTCCCGGATGGCTGATCCCATTGTTGCTCATCATATTTATCTGGATCAACGATACTATGGCCTATATTATCGGTTCTCTGATCGGCCGTACGCCATTTTTTCCCTCCATTTCTCCTAAGAAGACCACCGAAGGTTCCGTTGGGGGTATGATAGTGGCCGTGTTGGCGGCGGGGGTATACGGCTATTACTGGGGGCAGCAATACCTGGCACTACAGCATTGGCTGGTGCTGGCAGGCATCGCTGCTATATTCGGTACGGCTGGCGATCTGCTGGAGTCTAAGCTGAAACGTATGGCAGGGGTAAAGGACTCCGGTAATATCATGCCCGGACACGGTGGCTTCCTTGACCGCTTTGACTCCCTGCTACTGGCAGCACCGTTTGCCTGGATATACTTACGTTCTTTTATGATGTAG
- a CDS encoding phosphatidylserine decarboxylase family protein yields the protein MKIHREGSGTITLTFLALAILNVAVFYFTASPALSWGILIFSVILFLFIVSFFRIPTRDMKQDDTLVISPCDGKVVVIEETFEPEYFKDKRLQVSIFMSPANVHVNRNPISGEVKLSQYHAGKYLVAWHPKSSTENERHSVVIGNGKADILVRQIAGALARRIVNYLKPGMQVRQNEELGFIKFGSRVDIYLPIGTPVSVELEQVVKGGMTVIAKL from the coding sequence ATGAAAATCCATCGTGAAGGATCGGGAACCATAACACTTACCTTCCTGGCGCTGGCCATTCTTAATGTGGCGGTGTTTTATTTTACAGCATCTCCGGCGCTGAGCTGGGGTATCCTGATCTTTTCTGTGATCCTCTTTCTGTTCATTGTCTCTTTCTTCCGTATACCCACGCGGGATATGAAGCAGGACGACACGCTGGTCATCAGTCCATGCGATGGTAAAGTGGTGGTGATAGAAGAAACTTTCGAGCCGGAATATTTTAAGGACAAACGGCTACAGGTGTCTATCTTCATGAGCCCTGCCAACGTGCATGTGAACAGGAACCCGATCAGCGGTGAGGTAAAGCTCTCCCAGTATCATGCCGGCAAATACCTGGTAGCCTGGCATCCGAAGTCTTCTACAGAGAATGAACGCCATTCTGTTGTTATTGGCAACGGCAAAGCCGATATCCTGGTCCGCCAGATCGCCGGTGCGCTCGCCCGCAGGATCGTCAACTACCTTAAACCTGGTATGCAGGTAAGACAGAACGAAGAGTTAGGTTTTATCAAGTTCGGTTCCCGGGTGGATATCTACCTGCCTATAGGTACTCCTGTCTCAGTAGAACTGGAGCAGGTAGTAAAAGGTGGCATGACCGTTATCGCAAAACTTTAA
- a CDS encoding putative signal transducing protein, producing MEKDWVKVFESNQPFRAEVVKGLLLEHGINAVLVNKQDSSYMIALPGLAEIYVHISQQVEAIRLMAASEGGEESEQA from the coding sequence ATGGAAAAAGATTGGGTTAAAGTTTTTGAAAGCAACCAGCCCTTCCGGGCAGAAGTAGTAAAAGGACTCTTATTAGAACATGGTATCAATGCTGTGCTGGTGAACAAACAAGATTCCTCCTATATGATCGCACTTCCCGGACTGGCCGAAATATATGTGCACATCTCCCAACAGGTAGAAGCGATCAGATTAATGGCAGCCTCAGAAGGAGGCGAAGAATCTGAACAAGCATAG
- a CDS encoding sensor histidine kinase, giving the protein MIRKLFHRMQDGKVVSTIYFIVLAYTILALVWWGILLFMQSEQISRFEKQNLELRTDKKSRPLAYQLELKRISRDEEMRSFKFFGEGATFLGIILLGAFFVYRAVWKHMKLTRQQQNFMMAVTHELKSPIAAAKLNLETLRKHKLDEDRQQKLLENTIRETNRLDQLVNNILLAAQFETQQYHLFLEDVDYTTLLQSGIKELQSRLQYHIITTDIQPGVWLRGDRLMLQIVLSNLVENAAKYSPRHTGITVTLKQMGKQLKLQVSDEGPGIPEEEKERIFLKFYRIGNENTRKSKGSGLGLFLTQKIVQQHGGVITVKDAGPSGACFEIVWPVYSIQTA; this is encoded by the coding sequence ATGATCAGAAAGCTATTTCACCGGATGCAGGATGGTAAGGTCGTATCTACCATCTATTTCATAGTACTGGCTTACACGATACTGGCATTGGTATGGTGGGGTATCTTACTGTTTATGCAGAGTGAACAGATCAGCCGTTTTGAAAAACAGAACCTGGAGTTGCGGACAGATAAGAAAAGCCGCCCTTTAGCGTATCAACTGGAATTGAAGCGGATAAGCAGGGATGAGGAAATGCGTTCCTTCAAGTTCTTCGGAGAAGGGGCTACCTTTCTGGGAATCATATTGTTAGGCGCGTTTTTTGTGTATCGGGCCGTGTGGAAACATATGAAACTGACCCGTCAGCAGCAGAACTTTATGATGGCAGTGACACATGAACTAAAGTCGCCAATTGCAGCAGCAAAGCTCAACCTGGAAACCTTACGTAAGCACAAGCTGGATGAGGACCGGCAACAAAAACTGCTGGAAAACACCATCCGCGAAACCAACCGCCTGGATCAGCTGGTAAACAATATCCTGCTGGCCGCGCAGTTTGAAACACAACAGTATCATCTTTTCCTCGAGGATGTGGATTATACCACGCTGTTGCAGTCGGGGATCAAAGAATTACAGTCCAGGTTACAGTATCATATCATTACCACAGATATACAGCCGGGTGTGTGGCTGCGCGGTGACCGCCTTATGCTGCAGATTGTACTGAGTAATCTTGTGGAAAATGCAGCCAAATATTCTCCCAGGCATACAGGCATTACCGTCACATTAAAACAGATGGGTAAACAGCTTAAACTGCAGGTGAGCGACGAAGGTCCGGGTATACCGGAGGAAGAGAAAGAACGTATATTTTTGAAGTTCTATCGTATAGGAAATGAAAATACCCGCAAATCCAAAGGGTCTGGATTGGGACTTTTCCTGACACAAAAGATCGTACAGCAGCATGGAGGTGTCATCACAGTAAAGGATGCAGGACCATCCGGCGCCTGTTTTGAAATCGTCTGGCCTGTATATTCCATTCAAACAGCGTAA